DNA sequence from the Spirochaetales bacterium genome:
GGGCGCCGGAAAATGTTTCGGTGCAGTCGCGGCTTACGATTCACGGTGAACCGCCGCCGGATGCGCCGGCCGGCAAATGCGCGACATGCGGCAAAGTGTATTGCGTCGCCTGTGCGCAGCATCACGTACGTGAAAGCAGGTTCTTTTGTCCCGACTGCGATGTGTTTCTCAAGCTTTCGGATGACTGGCTCAAATACCTTCTGCTCGAAAAATTGAGGGAAGAGGAAACCCGGGAAGGGGATAAGCGGGGGACATGATAAATGTGAAAGCCGACTCACTTGACAATTACCGCCATTTTTGGAATAGTGGTATGAAATCAGTTTAAAGAGAATGTGATGAAAAGCAGAAGATATTTACGAATGATCATGTATCTGTATTGTTTCGGATGCATACTCAACAGTGCCGTTGCCCAGGAAATAATCACGGCGGACACCTATTTCGAACAGGTATCCGCGGTCTATGGCCGGGTCACGGATTATGAAGGCAGGATAACCATAACCGAAGGGGATAACGCCATGGAGGGGAATATATGGTACAAAAATCCCAATCTCCTTCTCATCAGGTTTACCTCTCCGGAAAATCAATATCTATTGGTAAACGGCGAGGCACTTACCGTCTTTGTTCCCGAGCATTCGGTTCTTCTCAAACAATATCTACCCAGACGAAGCAAGGCGTCGATTGCCGCCATGGCGAGCAGCCAGGGGCTTACCTATCTTCGCAATAACTACAAAATAGCCTATGTCTACGGTCCCGATCCGATCCCGCTTGAAGAAGGTTCGAAGGAGATGGTCGTGAAACTCAAATTTCAGTGGCGGGCGACGGCGGAAGGTTTTAAGGATATTGAAATATCGTTTACGGATGAGGGGCTGATAAGGAGGGTGAAAGCCGTTACGGCAACGAATATCAATATACAATTCGATTTTCATGACTTGAAAATCAACCAGGGTATCCTCGAAGA
Encoded proteins:
- a CDS encoding outer membrane lipoprotein carrier protein LolA — encoded protein: MKSRRYLRMIMYLYCFGCILNSAVAQEIITADTYFEQVSAVYGRVTDYEGRITITEGDNAMEGNIWYKNPNLLLIRFTSPENQYLLVNGEALTVFVPEHSVLLKQYLPRRSKASIAAMASSQGLTYLRNNYKIAYVYGPDPIPLEEGSKEMVVKLKFQWRATAEGFKDIEISFTDEGLIRRVKAVTATNINIQFDFHDLKINQGILEEMFDIPDPPTAYEYKNFLFGDEE